A single Kryptolebias marmoratus isolate JLee-2015 linkage group LG16, ASM164957v2, whole genome shotgun sequence DNA region contains:
- the LOC108249476 gene encoding dysbindin-A, with translation MFENFRGKLHMVQQDFSSSFKTLGDISRETKLKRRSRFEESSPHCSAGLEILSRYEKSWFLLHKRSKDCAQLAESVDGEIVMLSALWERRKAALTQLQEQLQCLPDFINELDAITANIAHLEGDFEEMESKLVYLETLCCQSEQQTVKTHHMNELDAYKKKKRKEVELLEAELNCEHAQRVAEMELTIQQKLRERQKVYEEAFHQDMEQYLSTGCLQNRESVGPDVSLLDEMTVANLTDQEALDDFLNSVSEEISAGSSPTSGPDHESCSSESLTQAPPIDNHLSNQAGEWQEEQESAELLVQSDEEDVQADMSLVALQDTGPTWSSDESNSAGDQSP, from the exons CTTCAAGACCCTAGGAGACATATCAAGAGAGACCAAACTGAAGAGGAGATCCAG GTTTGAAGAAAGTTCGCCTCATTGTAGTGCTGGGCTGGAAATTTTAAGCAG gtatGAGAAGAGCTGGTTTCTACTCCATAAACGAAGCAAGGACTGTGCTCAGTTGGCAGAG TCTGTAGATGGAGAAATCGTGATGCTCTCAGCTCTTTGGGAAAggagaaaagctgctctgacaCAACTACAGGAACAACTCCAATGCTTGCCAGACTTTATCAATGAACTTGATGCCATCACTGCAAACATAG cTCATTTGGAAGGTGACTTTGAAGAGATGGAGAGCAAACTAGTTTACCTGGAGACTCTATGCTGTCAGAGTGaacaacaaactgttaaaacacaTCATATGAATGAACTGGATGCctacaagaaaaagaaaag GAAGGAAGTTGAATTACTGGAAG ctgAGCTGAACTGTGAACATGCTCAGAGAGTGGCAGAAATGGAGCTGACTATACAGCAGAAACTGAGAGAACGACAGAAGGTTTATGAGGAAGCCTTTCACCAAGACATGGAGCAATATCTGTCTACTGGATGTCTGCAGAATAGAG AGTCAGTAGGGCCTGATGTTAGTCTTCTTGATGAGATGACAGTTGCTAACTTAACAGACCAGGAAGCTTTGGATGACTTCCTTAATTCTGTTTCTGAAGAGATCAGTGCTGGATCATCCCCGACCTCAG GTCCAGACCATGAATCCTGCTCTTCGGAGTCATTGACCCAAGCTCCACCTATAGACAACCACCTATCCAACCAGGCTGGAGAGTGGCAGGAAGAACAAGAAAGTGCTGAGCTGCTGGTACAATCAGACGAGGAGGATGTACAAGCTGACATGTCATTAGTTGCTCTGCAGGATACTGGACCAACCTGGAGCTCTGATGAAAGTAACTCTGCAGGGGACCAGTCCCCCTGA